One Natrinema halophilum genomic window carries:
- a CDS encoding methionyl-tRNA formyltransferase, translating to MSETIDIVFLGINDAGMRVYEWLCERDDVFVHSLLTTREQLQTVEAVEPDYVVSCGYRHIVPQEILKVPTEGCLNLHPSLLPYNRGANPNVWSIVEGTPAGVTIHYMDAGLDTGDIVAQRNVEQTFSDTGKTLQKRLENAQVALFKESWPDIIAGDVVGDTQDPNAGTYHRTAEFDGLCELDPEETVQVKPFIDRLRALTYPPYDNARIEVDGETYTVEVDITKM from the coding sequence ATGAGCGAGACAATCGACATCGTGTTCCTCGGTATCAACGATGCAGGGATGCGTGTCTACGAGTGGCTCTGTGAACGCGACGACGTTTTCGTCCACTCCCTACTCACGACACGAGAGCAACTGCAAACCGTTGAGGCCGTCGAACCGGACTACGTCGTCTCGTGTGGCTACCGTCACATCGTTCCACAAGAGATTCTGAAAGTTCCGACCGAAGGCTGTCTGAATCTTCATCCATCGCTCTTACCATACAATCGAGGCGCGAATCCGAACGTCTGGAGTATCGTTGAGGGTACTCCCGCGGGCGTCACGATACATTATATGGACGCTGGCCTCGACACCGGGGATATCGTCGCCCAGCGGAACGTCGAACAGACGTTTTCCGACACCGGAAAAACGTTGCAAAAGCGACTGGAGAATGCACAGGTAGCCCTATTTAAAGAATCGTGGCCGGATATCATCGCTGGCGATGTCGTCGGCGACACTCAAGACCCAAACGCCGGAACGTATCACCGAACAGCTGAATTCGACGGACTCTGCGAACTCGACCCCGAGGAGACAGTGCAGGTAAAGCCGTTTATAGACCGCCTCCGAGCACTCACCTATCCCCCATACGATAACGCGAGGATCGAAGTCGACGGTGAAACCTACACGGTCGAGGTCGACATCACAAAAATGTAA
- a CDS encoding dTDP-glucose 4,6-dehydratase, protein MTSGQVVVTGAAGFIGRWVVDALLSRDYDVVGLDNLSNGSERNIEAFRDNTRFTFVEGDVRDRDTVGELVASGTDACLHLAAEIDVQESLEDPEAHYSTNVTGTHNVLEACRQTDTRLGLVGTCMVYDMAGSGEGIDETHPVKPASPYAGTKLAAENLAESYYYGYDLPVTILRPFNTYGPYQKTDMAGGVVSIFTSRDLNDEPLKIFGDGTQTRDLLYATDCARFIVDGTFSDATTGEVINAGTGSDISINELAELIATDGTEIDHVEHHHPQSEVQKLRCDPTKAREVLGWDPEVSLEDGVDQLRKWLQTEHGDR, encoded by the coding sequence ATGACTTCCGGTCAAGTCGTCGTTACTGGTGCAGCTGGGTTTATCGGTCGGTGGGTCGTAGACGCACTGCTTTCGCGGGACTACGATGTCGTGGGCCTCGACAACCTCTCGAACGGGTCCGAACGGAATATTGAGGCCTTCCGGGACAACACGCGATTCACGTTTGTCGAAGGTGACGTGCGTGACCGCGATACCGTCGGCGAGCTCGTTGCGTCCGGTACAGATGCCTGTCTCCACCTCGCTGCGGAGATCGACGTACAGGAAAGTCTCGAAGATCCCGAAGCCCACTATTCGACCAACGTAACGGGGACACACAACGTTCTCGAAGCGTGTCGACAGACCGACACGCGGCTGGGTCTGGTCGGAACGTGTATGGTGTATGACATGGCTGGCTCGGGCGAGGGAATCGACGAAACCCATCCGGTCAAACCGGCCTCACCGTACGCCGGAACGAAACTCGCCGCCGAGAACCTCGCCGAGAGCTACTACTATGGCTACGATCTGCCAGTGACAATTCTCCGTCCGTTCAACACCTACGGCCCATACCAGAAAACGGACATGGCCGGGGGGGTAGTCTCGATTTTCACGAGCCGTGATCTCAATGACGAGCCGCTGAAGATTTTCGGCGACGGGACACAGACACGCGATTTGCTGTACGCGACCGACTGTGCGCGGTTCATCGTCGACGGAACGTTTTCCGATGCGACGACCGGAGAGGTGATCAACGCCGGGACTGGATCGGATATCTCGATCAACGAACTGGCCGAACTGATCGCGACTGACGGCACCGAGATCGATCATGTCGAACACCACCACCCACAGAGCGAAGTCCAGAAACTCCGCTGTGACCCGACGAAAGCGAGGGAGGTACTGGGGTGGGACCCAGAAGTCTCTCTCGAAGACGGGGTTGACCAACTTCGTAAGTGGCTGCAAACGGAGCACGGCGACAGATGA
- a CDS encoding cytidylyltransferase domain-containing protein, with the protein MNPTTVQIQARLGSTRLPGKVLYPLGAKRVLGLVVDRARRAEKPDQIILTVGDRPENDAIREWCDRNGVAYDTGPEENLLERHYQAAVAANSDPVVRVTGDCPFVPSAEIDRVISEHEHNEARYTTNHSAEMPIGTAVDAIDREVLSELRDRGADHPVRRLRDNPEEWDVVVTPNQRWMSVGDAHIAVDTPDDYWTLSDAVEAVGDEPHTVAEWVSGR; encoded by the coding sequence GTGAACCCTACTACAGTTCAAATTCAGGCCCGACTCGGATCCACACGGTTACCGGGAAAAGTTCTCTATCCACTTGGGGCCAAACGAGTTCTCGGGCTGGTCGTCGACCGCGCTCGACGCGCCGAGAAACCGGACCAGATCATCCTGACAGTCGGCGACCGCCCTGAAAACGACGCGATCCGTGAGTGGTGTGACCGAAACGGTGTTGCGTACGATACCGGTCCAGAGGAGAACCTTCTGGAACGACATTATCAGGCGGCCGTGGCTGCAAATAGTGATCCAGTAGTCCGCGTCACGGGCGACTGTCCGTTCGTCCCGTCAGCCGAAATCGACCGTGTGATCAGCGAACACGAACACAACGAGGCGCGATATACCACGAACCACTCAGCGGAAATGCCGATCGGAACCGCCGTCGACGCCATCGACAGAGAGGTACTGTCCGAACTCCGTGACCGTGGAGCGGATCACCCAGTGCGTCGACTACGAGACAACCCCGAAGAGTGGGATGTCGTCGTTACACCGAACCAACGGTGGATGTCGGTCGGCGATGCCCATATCGCTGTTGACACGCCCGATGACTACTGGACACTCTCCGATGCCGTCGAAGCTGTCGGTGACGAACCACACACGGTGGCCGAATGGGTTTCGGGACGGTAA
- a CDS encoding sulfatase-like hydrolase/transferase — protein MRNIVLLCLDTVRKDFFDEYAPRLVDRADVVYDGCRAASSWSAPSHASMFTGQLPSEHGVHAFQRDFSVVDRDDTFLGELPDYRALGASANVWAGSSFGFDTLFDSLSDVSPDQRFPEGIDVARFGQETEAAGLARHLSFLRSALAHDYPLKSLANGAAVQLDRTFQRLPLPKPFDDGASLLERELMTQIESSTEPFFGFVNFMDAHGPVHHARGYDRSLHDAPLSWTARTVDLNERIQTGDEQTLGWYRDLYGTAIDYLDRRVVDFVDRIQRVTDRKTTVVVTADHGNDLALTDERYWGHTATRLTEALLHVPLVVLNAPGEYEARQTECVSHLSLPALLVGIANEEVPDITGEMVRAERIGNSGPPGKLEAGDVPPEENMVIRALYGEGEKYVWDHHGSGATYRLDPDRPSWETKASADLDVDQLDAAFETDIETIAKQTRSTDPLDIDNGTADRLRELGYL, from the coding sequence ATGAGGAATATCGTGTTACTGTGTCTCGACACAGTACGCAAAGACTTCTTCGACGAGTATGCCCCGCGACTCGTCGACCGGGCCGACGTCGTCTACGACGGCTGCCGGGCGGCAAGTTCGTGGAGTGCTCCAAGTCATGCCTCGATGTTTACCGGACAGCTCCCGAGCGAACACGGTGTCCACGCGTTTCAACGGGATTTCTCGGTCGTCGATCGAGACGACACGTTCCTCGGTGAGCTTCCCGACTACCGGGCCCTCGGTGCGAGTGCGAACGTCTGGGCTGGCTCCTCGTTCGGGTTCGACACGCTGTTCGACAGCCTCTCGGACGTCTCGCCTGATCAGCGGTTTCCGGAGGGAATCGACGTGGCACGGTTCGGTCAGGAGACCGAAGCGGCCGGTCTCGCCCGACACCTCTCGTTCCTGCGGAGCGCGTTGGCACACGACTACCCGCTGAAGAGTCTCGCTAACGGTGCGGCAGTCCAACTTGACCGGACGTTCCAGCGGCTTCCACTGCCTAAACCGTTCGACGACGGTGCCTCTCTCCTCGAACGGGAACTCATGACGCAGATAGAGTCATCGACGGAGCCGTTCTTCGGCTTCGTGAATTTCATGGACGCGCACGGCCCAGTCCACCACGCTCGCGGGTATGATCGCTCGCTCCATGACGCGCCGTTGTCGTGGACCGCACGCACCGTCGACCTCAACGAACGCATTCAGACTGGCGACGAACAGACACTGGGATGGTACCGAGACCTGTACGGGACTGCGATTGACTACCTCGACCGTCGCGTCGTCGACTTCGTCGACCGAATCCAGCGAGTCACAGACCGCAAGACGACCGTCGTCGTCACCGCAGATCACGGCAACGACCTCGCACTCACTGACGAACGATACTGGGGACACACAGCGACCCGACTTACGGAGGCACTCCTCCACGTGCCACTGGTCGTCCTCAATGCGCCGGGTGAGTACGAGGCGAGACAAACAGAATGCGTCTCCCATCTCTCACTGCCGGCGTTGCTTGTCGGGATAGCCAACGAGGAGGTGCCGGATATCACCGGCGAGATGGTTCGCGCCGAACGGATCGGGAACAGCGGTCCGCCCGGCAAACTCGAAGCGGGCGACGTGCCGCCGGAAGAGAACATGGTGATCCGAGCGCTGTACGGCGAGGGCGAAAAGTACGTCTGGGACCACCACGGGAGTGGTGCGACCTACAGGCTCGACCCCGACCGGCCCAGCTGGGAAACGAAAGCATCGGCCGATCTCGACGTCGATCAACTGGATGCGGCCTTCGAGACAGATATTGAGACAATTGCAAAGCAAACCCGGTCTACGGACCCGCTCGATATCGACAACGGCACCGCGGACCGACTTCGGGAGCTAGGCTACCTGTGA
- a CDS encoding fumarylacetoacetate hydrolase family protein gives MTELPSGEIGKFVALGGGFQSHLDEKERTYRWPDLWVVPDEAVIDGGEPIEIPDRVDDVKPGSELTAVIGEDIYEADKAEAWDAIKGFTISNDVTASGDWPGWSDPDHGMVTGVGYKLLPTFSPILNEYVEKGDEADYDDLAVEVHVDGEPTVSGSTAQMTFTIPEMVSFASNVCKLHENDVVALGDPGNPTNFLDDADSVTCEIEGIGKLTNPVERV, from the coding sequence ATGACCGAACTACCATCCGGTGAAATCGGAAAATTCGTTGCTCTCGGCGGGGGATTCCAGTCACATCTCGACGAGAAAGAACGAACCTACCGGTGGCCGGATCTCTGGGTCGTTCCTGACGAAGCAGTGATTGATGGGGGCGAGCCAATCGAAATCCCGGATCGGGTCGACGACGTCAAACCCGGCTCAGAGCTCACCGCAGTCATTGGTGAGGATATCTACGAGGCCGACAAAGCGGAGGCGTGGGATGCAATCAAGGGGTTTACCATCTCTAACGACGTGACAGCCTCGGGGGATTGGCCGGGCTGGTCCGATCCGGACCACGGCATGGTCACCGGCGTCGGCTACAAATTACTCCCGACGTTCTCGCCAATCCTCAATGAGTACGTCGAGAAGGGCGACGAGGCTGACTACGATGACCTGGCAGTTGAGGTGCACGTCGACGGAGAACCGACCGTTTCGGGGTCGACCGCTCAGATGACGTTTACGATCCCCGAGATGGTCTCGTTTGCGAGCAACGTCTGCAAACTTCACGAGAACGATGTGGTCGCGCTTGGAGATCCTGGAAATCCGACCAATTTCCTTGATGACGCAGACTCAGTCACGTGTGAGATAGAGGGGATAGGCAAGCTGACGAACCCAGTCGAACGCGTCTAA
- a CDS encoding N-acetylneuraminate synthase family protein, producing METFTIGDRPVGPGKPTFVIAEAGSNHNGELATAKELVDVAVDAGADAVKFQTFRAEDMYVEDSGEVEYLDDDRSIYDIIESMEMPHEWIPELHDYCTERGIYFMSTPFDERSAELLSEYVPAWKVASYTSSHHPFLRELAATDKPIIMSTGAHELDEVQESVDVLERAGTTGLALLQCVAAYPTPLEDINVRVVETLADEFGVPSGLSDHTLDPVTAPMAAVALGSSIVEKHFTLDKTMDGPDHQFALEPDELDAMVTAIRDTEAALGTSEKSVLDVESELHDKARRAVHAVDDITAGEELTTENVKVLRPGEQAAGLHPKFYDDIVGKTAARDIQQSTGIQWDDVDT from the coding sequence ATGGAGACGTTCACCATAGGCGACCGACCTGTTGGCCCGGGCAAACCAACATTCGTTATTGCAGAGGCCGGCTCGAATCATAACGGCGAGTTAGCAACCGCAAAGGAACTCGTCGATGTCGCCGTCGACGCTGGGGCCGATGCCGTGAAGTTCCAGACCTTTCGCGCGGAGGACATGTACGTCGAAGACAGCGGCGAGGTCGAGTATCTCGATGACGACCGCTCGATTTACGACATCATCGAATCGATGGAGATGCCCCACGAGTGGATCCCAGAGCTTCACGACTACTGTACTGAACGAGGGATCTACTTCATGTCGACTCCGTTCGACGAGCGATCGGCCGAACTGCTCTCGGAGTACGTCCCCGCCTGGAAGGTCGCTAGTTACACCAGCAGCCACCACCCGTTCCTCCGGGAGCTCGCAGCCACCGACAAGCCGATCATCATGTCGACCGGTGCACACGAACTCGACGAGGTGCAGGAGTCAGTCGACGTTCTAGAGCGTGCCGGCACAACCGGTCTCGCGCTGCTCCAGTGTGTGGCCGCCTATCCGACCCCGCTCGAAGACATCAACGTGCGGGTCGTGGAAACGCTCGCAGACGAATTCGGCGTCCCTTCGGGGCTCTCGGACCATACTCTCGATCCCGTGACCGCCCCGATGGCCGCCGTCGCACTGGGGTCAAGCATTGTCGAAAAACATTTCACCCTCGATAAGACGATGGATGGTCCCGACCATCAGTTTGCCCTCGAGCCCGACGAACTCGACGCTATGGTGACGGCAATTCGTGACACAGAGGCTGCACTCGGGACGAGTGAGAAGTCGGTTCTCGATGTCGAGTCCGAGCTTCACGATAAGGCTCGACGCGCGGTCCACGCCGTCGACGACATCACGGCTGGCGAGGAACTCACAACCGAGAACGTGAAGGTGCTTCGACCAGGCGAACAGGCGGCCGGTCTCCACCCGAAATTCTACGACGACATCGTTGGTAAAACAGCCGCCCGTGATATTCAGCAGAGCACCGGTATTCAGTGGGACGACGTGGACACGTAA
- a CDS encoding oligosaccharide flippase family protein, with protein sequence MIGRDTTELSISREAFLNVGAKVIQAVLGFAGVIILTRMLGSEGLGRYRTVLAAAFFILTLSEDIAAVIRKRVAEVDTNPPEFLVLGLVVHCGVTIVTILGLFIARSAAVSYFGSAELTTGVAIVTASVGFFSVLNYYQAGIGYPARETWFDSLRSVFTLGAQVALLILGFQAFGALVGLAVASLVSGVFVWLSIRHKLVVPTARTAQRTYDYARHSLPSSIANNLYQRADPLLIRSFSGAGDVGFYALASQLTMPGTLFASSITSVLSVKSSGVSSVDGEVRRDLINSTTYIGLVSVPILFGVLSISNSIMQSNLFGTTYRNAPGLVLVGMGTIRVLDGFKKPFSAAVNGIDRPDINLRVKLFTLLVYAPIAIGLGQVYGLFGVVAATVIAEGVALISYQFVATRLFDGIVFPKPVGHQFLAGGVMFAAVEGLSRVMDLSQLAVLGFVIGVGAIVYFATLLLVSQHFRKTLVRTLNDFN encoded by the coding sequence ATGATCGGACGAGACACGACCGAACTATCGATTAGCCGAGAAGCCTTTCTGAATGTTGGCGCAAAAGTGATTCAAGCCGTACTAGGGTTTGCCGGCGTCATCATCCTTACTCGGATGTTAGGGAGCGAGGGACTTGGGCGCTATCGGACGGTCTTGGCGGCTGCGTTTTTTATTCTAACACTGTCAGAAGATATTGCAGCTGTAATCAGAAAACGAGTTGCAGAAGTTGATACCAATCCACCGGAGTTTCTAGTGTTAGGACTGGTTGTCCACTGCGGGGTGACGATTGTTACCATATTGGGATTGTTCATCGCTCGCTCGGCAGCCGTGTCGTACTTTGGATCAGCTGAACTTACAACCGGTGTCGCAATCGTCACAGCATCAGTTGGATTTTTTAGTGTCCTAAATTATTATCAAGCTGGTATTGGATACCCTGCTAGGGAGACGTGGTTTGATAGTCTTCGGTCGGTTTTTACGCTCGGTGCCCAGGTTGCGCTACTGATATTAGGGTTTCAAGCGTTTGGCGCTCTGGTCGGACTCGCAGTTGCATCCCTTGTCAGCGGAGTGTTCGTATGGCTCTCAATTCGTCACAAACTGGTAGTCCCTACAGCACGAACGGCCCAACGGACATATGATTACGCGCGTCATTCACTACCATCAAGCATAGCAAATAATCTGTATCAGAGAGCAGACCCATTACTAATCCGCTCATTCAGTGGAGCAGGTGATGTTGGCTTTTACGCACTCGCGTCACAACTTACAATGCCAGGGACGCTCTTTGCAAGTAGTATCACGAGCGTCCTATCTGTCAAGTCGAGTGGTGTCAGCTCAGTCGATGGGGAGGTTCGACGGGATCTCATTAACTCCACCACATACATCGGCTTAGTATCGGTTCCGATCCTGTTTGGGGTCCTTTCTATTTCCAACTCAATAATGCAATCAAACTTATTTGGAACAACGTATCGCAATGCCCCCGGGTTGGTTCTCGTTGGCATGGGAACAATCAGGGTTTTAGATGGGTTCAAAAAACCATTCAGTGCGGCCGTCAACGGTATCGATCGCCCCGATATCAATCTAAGAGTGAAGCTATTCACCTTACTCGTATATGCTCCCATAGCAATTGGCCTCGGTCAAGTCTATGGGCTCTTCGGAGTTGTCGCAGCGACGGTTATCGCTGAGGGAGTTGCTCTCATCTCATACCAATTCGTCGCAACCCGCCTATTCGATGGGATAGTTTTTCCGAAACCAGTCGGCCACCAGTTCCTCGCCGGTGGCGTGATGTTCGCCGCGGTCGAAGGACTCTCACGAGTGATGGATCTCAGCCAGCTCGCCGTGCTCGGGTTCGTCATCGGTGTCGGTGCCATCGTGTACTTTGCGACCCTCCTACTTGTAAGCCAACACTTCCGAAAGACCCTCGTCCGGACACTCAACGACTTCAATTGA
- a CDS encoding DegT/DnrJ/EryC1/StrS family aminotransferase encodes MINDIPALYSGTPVRETVLGYGSQSISEAEKAAVGDALEGDYITRGPTVEEFEARVAELVGVDHAVASTSGTTALHLAGAAAGFGPGDEVITTPLTFASTAHAATYNDATPVFADIDPRRRTLDPDAVRERVTDDTEGLIPMHYGGHPADIDALLSVADDHDLTVVWDACHAFGGTWHDEPIGAQRDMAIFSFHPVKNITTGEGGMVVTDDDDLAARLRRLRSFDMNYDPDGHEDEPWYQVTEGIGYNYNLTDLQAALGLAQLERLDAFKQRRDEVRDRYDAAFADIVGIRTPPNPLDADPMYHLYAIEVSDAFGCDRGEFVNAMHAENVGVQVHYVPLHYHPYFQEKFGYEPGEFPESEAVYERLVSLPFHAEMDDSDVDDVVTAVQRLSTYHQ; translated from the coding sequence ATGATCAACGACATTCCGGCGCTGTACAGTGGAACCCCAGTCCGTGAGACCGTGCTCGGCTACGGTAGCCAGAGCATCAGCGAGGCTGAAAAAGCGGCTGTCGGAGACGCACTCGAGGGCGATTACATCACCCGGGGACCGACCGTCGAGGAATTCGAAGCCCGCGTCGCCGAGCTCGTCGGTGTCGACCACGCCGTCGCGTCGACCTCCGGCACAACCGCGCTCCACCTCGCTGGCGCGGCGGCTGGCTTCGGGCCGGGCGACGAAGTTATCACCACGCCGTTGACCTTCGCCTCGACGGCCCACGCGGCAACTTACAACGACGCCACGCCGGTGTTCGCCGATATCGACCCCCGTCGGCGAACACTCGATCCAGATGCCGTTCGTGAACGGGTGACCGACGATACCGAGGGACTGATTCCGATGCATTACGGCGGCCATCCCGCGGATATCGACGCGTTGCTCTCGGTAGCCGACGACCACGATCTGACGGTGGTCTGGGACGCCTGCCACGCATTTGGTGGAACATGGCACGACGAGCCAATCGGGGCCCAGCGGGATATGGCGATATTCAGCTTCCACCCCGTCAAGAACATCACGACCGGTGAGGGTGGAATGGTCGTTACCGACGACGACGACCTCGCCGCCCGGCTTCGGCGGCTCCGGTCGTTCGATATGAACTACGACCCCGACGGCCACGAAGACGAACCGTGGTATCAGGTGACCGAGGGGATCGGGTACAACTACAACCTCACCGATCTCCAGGCTGCACTTGGTCTGGCACAGTTAGAGCGCCTCGATGCGTTCAAACAACGACGTGACGAGGTCCGCGACCGGTACGATGCGGCGTTCGCAGATATCGTGGGAATCCGGACGCCGCCTAACCCGCTCGACGCCGATCCGATGTATCACCTGTACGCAATCGAGGTGAGCGACGCTTTCGGCTGTGACCGTGGGGAGTTCGTTAACGCAATGCACGCCGAAAATGTCGGTGTCCAGGTACACTACGTTCCGCTTCACTACCACCCCTACTTCCAGGAGAAGTTCGGATACGAACCGGGTGAGTTCCCCGAGTCAGAGGCGGTGTACGAACGGCTGGTGAGTCTCCCGTTCCACGCCGAGATGGACGACAGCGATGTCGATGACGTCGTGACTGCAGTGCAGCGGCTGTCAACGTATCACCAGTAG
- the pseG gene encoding UDP-2,4-diacetamido-2,4,6-trideoxy-beta-L-altropyranose hydrolase: protein MDVVLRVDGGSKIGYGHLVRTGALADELHARGHTITVATTTPAPAQEVFPSGSTTVDLPSRGDPEPFVEWLDSTTVDVVFTDAYPVDTAYQQAIRQRVPLAVLQDDARHAVCADLFVNGNLYGPNQNYEFIGDLPETCLGTKYVLLRRQIRRRAAEEPPWREKPERALVTMGGSDIASLTPTVVRAFDGLDLRVDAIVGPGCTEAQERSVLEAATEIEADVRVVRDPDDLADRMLASDFAVSTASSTTYELLALGTPLVSIAVVDNQEPIATALREQDIATVLPRDADETTLRSAIEVYVTDAERRQRRQKHGKELVDGRGTERVCAEVLSIAENHPDT, encoded by the coding sequence ATGGACGTCGTACTTCGGGTCGACGGGGGGTCCAAGATCGGTTATGGGCATCTCGTTCGTACGGGTGCACTCGCTGACGAGTTACACGCACGAGGCCATACGATTACTGTCGCAACGACGACCCCAGCACCAGCCCAAGAGGTTTTCCCGTCAGGCAGTACGACCGTCGACCTTCCGTCGAGAGGCGACCCGGAACCGTTCGTCGAATGGCTCGACTCGACGACAGTCGATGTCGTATTCACCGATGCCTACCCGGTCGATACCGCCTATCAGCAGGCGATTCGACAGCGAGTGCCACTCGCAGTGCTACAGGACGACGCCCGGCATGCTGTCTGTGCAGATCTGTTCGTAAACGGAAATCTGTACGGCCCAAATCAGAATTACGAGTTCATCGGCGATCTCCCTGAGACGTGTCTCGGAACGAAGTACGTACTCCTACGGCGCCAGATTCGGAGGCGAGCGGCTGAAGAACCGCCATGGCGGGAGAAGCCTGAGCGTGCTCTCGTCACGATGGGAGGCAGCGATATCGCAAGTCTGACACCAACTGTGGTTCGTGCGTTCGACGGCCTCGACCTCCGAGTCGATGCGATTGTCGGGCCAGGGTGCACGGAAGCACAAGAACGGTCAGTTCTCGAGGCAGCGACCGAAATCGAGGCTGACGTGCGTGTCGTGCGGGACCCGGATGATTTGGCAGACCGTATGCTAGCATCCGACTTCGCGGTGAGCACAGCCAGCAGTACCACCTACGAGCTCCTCGCCCTGGGAACGCCACTCGTAAGTATTGCAGTCGTCGACAACCAGGAACCGATTGCGACGGCACTCCGCGAGCAGGATATCGCGACCGTGCTTCCGCGGGATGCCGACGAGACGACACTCCGTTCCGCAATTGAAGTGTACGTTACCGACGCAGAACGCCGCCAGCGGCGGCAGAAACACGGGAAGGAACTCGTCGACGGGCGGGGGACCGAACGTGTGTGTGCCGAAGTGCTTTCAATCGCTGAAAACCATCCCGACACATGA
- a CDS encoding sulfatase-like hydrolase/transferase, with protein MRNVVLVCLDAVRKDVFDEYARRLRTRAGIEYTQARAVSGWSVPSHASMFTGTLPHEHGIHTFHRDFSGLTREETFLDRLPDHEVLGASANVYASDAFGFDELFDAYRSVSPDRRFPEGLDAERWGQEADETGMARYLAFLRSALRHERPLPSVANGVLVELDNWLADAPFEKPLDDGANIVAREAKRLVSEATEPFVLFTNFMDVHGPLTPVRSYDSSLYDARPSWSSRAFDGRAVERGEIDEIRDDITHHRELYAAATEYLDRVVDNLVDWLHSNTNNETTVVVTADHGENLGYEADRRLFAHRSGLTEGLLHVPLLVLNPPEVMESTVDDYVSHLRLGELVTGLATETVPDVTDDVIPAERIGFNVPVNPNATPLRDDDRAIRVAYEGDAKYQWDTLGNRHRYRLDPDRPSWQERDAQEVDISGYETTLFEVPIDEYRSRVETSSAERTAAVDDSVEDRLADLGYR; from the coding sequence ATGCGTAACGTCGTGTTGGTCTGTCTCGATGCGGTCCGGAAAGATGTCTTCGACGAGTACGCGAGGCGACTGCGTACCCGGGCCGGCATCGAGTACACGCAGGCCAGAGCAGTCAGTGGCTGGAGCGTCCCAAGTCACGCCTCCATGTTCACCGGCACATTGCCACACGAACACGGGATCCACACGTTCCACCGCGACTTCTCCGGACTCACTCGCGAAGAGACGTTTCTTGATCGACTCCCCGACCACGAGGTACTCGGCGCGAGTGCGAACGTGTACGCGAGCGACGCGTTCGGATTCGACGAGTTGTTCGACGCCTATCGGAGCGTCTCCCCGGATCGACGGTTCCCGGAAGGGCTGGACGCCGAACGATGGGGACAGGAGGCTGACGAGACCGGGATGGCGCGGTACCTCGCGTTCCTACGGTCGGCACTCCGTCACGAGCGGCCCCTTCCGAGTGTCGCAAACGGTGTGCTCGTTGAACTCGACAACTGGCTCGCGGATGCCCCGTTCGAAAAACCGCTAGACGACGGGGCGAACATCGTCGCCCGTGAAGCGAAACGACTCGTCTCGGAGGCCACCGAACCGTTCGTGCTCTTCACAAACTTCATGGACGTGCACGGACCGTTGACTCCCGTTCGGTCGTACGACAGCAGTTTGTACGATGCGCGACCGTCATGGTCCTCACGAGCGTTCGACGGACGGGCCGTCGAACGGGGCGAGATCGACGAGATCAGGGACGATATTACGCACCACCGGGAGCTGTATGCCGCCGCAACGGAGTACCTGGATCGGGTCGTCGACAACCTCGTCGACTGGCTTCACTCGAATACAAATAACGAAACGACGGTCGTCGTCACTGCCGACCATGGCGAAAACCTCGGGTACGAGGCTGATAGGCGACTGTTCGCCCACCGGAGCGGGCTCACCGAGGGGCTGCTGCACGTCCCGTTGCTCGTGTTGAACCCACCCGAGGTGATGGAGTCGACCGTCGACGACTACGTTTCCCACCTCCGCCTCGGCGAACTCGTGACCGGCCTCGCCACCGAAACGGTCCCAGACGTGACCGACGACGTGATCCCAGCCGAACGGATCGGCTTCAACGTCCCAGTCAACCCGAACGCGACACCACTCCGCGACGACGACCGTGCGATACGCGTCGCCTACGAGGGTGACGCGAAGTATCAGTGGGACACCCTCGGCAACCGCCACCGGTACCGGCTGGATCCCGACAGACCATCGTGGCAGGAACGCGACGCCCAGGAGGTCGATATCTCAGGGTACGAGACGACGCTGTTCGAGGTCCCGATTGACGAGTATCGGAGTCGCGTCGAGACGTCATCGGCAGAACGGACCGCGGCCGTTGACGACAGCGTCGAGGACCGACTCGCGGACCTCGGCTATCGCTGA